The proteins below are encoded in one region of Ostrea edulis chromosome 3, xbOstEdul1.1, whole genome shotgun sequence:
- the LOC125673643 gene encoding sialate O-acetylesterase-like, whose protein sequence is MGMFFKLVLFHLAVKAVLTVPGKLSFASYFNDGMVLQKSPQSAQVWGYCSQPGQNVTVTISGQQPIRAFAVDYPNVQGRVWTATLAPQNGPGPVTIEATDGQNKISLSDVLFGDVWICSGQSNMEFTLDMALNASYELADTTKYQNVRVFSATKRTSSKPELDLLQIDEQWSIPTKDTLGHKPWTYFSAVCWLYGKYIYQKLNYPVGLVASSWGGTAIELWSSPDALKQCNIPQKSKRQKKGLSNSQLWNAMMNPFTKMTVKGAIWYQGESNAGKPDTYNCTFPTMIDDWRAKFHASSGTTPDFPFGFVQLAPFRDDPSITTGFPDIRWHQTADVGYVPNYKMKNVFMSVAMDLPDYKSPYGSIHPRDKQDVSRRLALSGLSVAYNMSLGPFQGPQISAFYVDIGFFTVGFGFDNAVEIEVRNKAGFEVCCSVNNQSRCDGTDSVWMETPIVKEEPHLITVSYNGTCSNKYVMGYRYAWRESPCPFKMCALYVKGTDIPFGPIFGLGLLNSKRSKFTENRIPIYVKGIK, encoded by the exons ATGGGGATGTTCTTTAAGTTAGTCCTCTTCCATCTAGCAGTTAAAGCCGTGTTAACAG TACCAGGGAAACTTTCGTTCGCTTCCTACTTTAATGATGGGATGGTGCTACAGAAGTCTCCACAGTCTGCCCAAGTGTGGGGGTACTGCTCCCAACCCGGGCAGAACGTCACAGTGACCATCAGCGGACAGCAGCCCATACGGGCGTTCGCTGTAGATTACCCGAATGTACAAGGCCGGGTATGGACCGCGACACTGGCCCCACAGAATGGGCCCGGACCAGTGACTATTGAGGCGACTGACGGACAAAATAAAATTAGTTTGTCTGACGTACTGTTCGGTGATGTTTGGATTTGTTCTGGTCAAAGTAACATGGAGTTTACGCTGGACATG GCACTGAATGCGTCATACGAATTAGCGGATACTACTAAATATCAGAATGTTCGAGTGTTCAGCGCAACAAAGCGGACTTCTTCAAAACCGGAATTAGATTTGCTCCAAATTGACGAGCAGTGGTCTATACCTACCAAGG ACACCTTAGGACACAAGCCGTGGACCTATTTCTCGGCCGTCTGCTGGCTCTACGGAAAATACATATACCAAAAGTTAAACTATCCAGTGGGGCTCGTGGCTTCCTCCTGGGGAGGGACGGCTATTGAGCTCTGGTCATCGCCTGATGCACTCAAACAGTGTAATATCCCACAGAAAAGTAAAAG ACAAAAGAAAGGCCTATCGAATTCTCAGCTGTGGAACGCCATGATGAATCCGTTCACGAAAATGACTGTGAAGGGAGCGATATGGTATCaag GTGAGTCAAACGCCGGAAAGCCGGACACGTACAACTGCACCTTCCCTACAATGATCGACGATTGGAGGGCGAAATTCCATGCGTCGTCAGGTACTACGCCCGACTTCCCGTTCGGATTTGTTCAG CTTGCCCCATTTAGAGATGACCCATCCATCACTACAGGGTTTCCGGATATCCGGTGGCACCAAACGGCGGATGTTGGTTATGTCCCCAACTACAAAATGAAGAATGTGTTCATGTCCGTGGCGATGGATTTACCCGACTACAAATCGCCCTATGGAAG CATTCACCCTCGAGATAAGCAGGATGTGAGTCGCCGTCTTGCCCTGTCGGGCCTCTCAGTGGCTTACAATATGTCTTTGGGACCCTTCCAAGGTCCACAGATCTCAGCTTTTTACGTGGATATCGGATTCTTCACGGTGGGATTCGGGTTCGATAACGCAGTAGAGATCGAGGTCCGAAACAAGGCTGGGTTTGAG GTTTGTTGCTCAGTGAATAACCAGTCACGATGTGACGGCACAGATTCAGTTTGGATGGAGACCCCCATCGTTAAGGAGGAGCCGCATTTAATCACCGTTTCCTATAACGGCACATGCTCCAACAAATACGTCATGGGTTATCGCTACGCCTGGAGGGAGTCCCCATGTCCATTTAAGATGTGTGCTTTATATGTTAAAGGGACCGATATTCCTTTTGGACCTATATTTGGTTTGGGACTTCTAAATAGCAAACGTAGTAAATTTACAGAGAATAGAATTCCAATATACGTAAAAGGAATCAAATAA
- the LOC130052695 gene encoding sialate O-acetylesterase-like, producing MGMFFKLVLFHLAVKAVLTVPGKLSFASYFNDGMVLQKSPQSAQVWGYCSQPGQNVTVTISGQQPVRAFAVDYPNVQGGVWTATLAPQNGPGPVTIEATDGQNKISLSDVLFGDVWICSGQSNMEFTLDMALNASYELADTTKYQNVRVFSATKRTSSKPELDLLQIDEQWSIPTKDTLGHKPWTYFSAVCWLYGKYIYQKLNYPVGLVASSWGGTAIELWSSPDALKQCNIPQKSKRQKKGLSNSQLWNAMMNPFTKMTVKGAIWYQGESNAGKPDTYNCTFPTMIDDWRAKFHASSGTTPDFPFGFVQLAPFRDDPSITTGFPDIRWHQTADVGYVPNYRMKNVFMSVAMDLPDYKSPYGSIHPRDKQDVSRRLALSGLSVAYNMSLGPFQGPQISAFYVDIGFFTVGFGFDNAVEIEVRNKAGFEVCCSVNNQSRCDGTDSVWMETPIVKEKPHLITVSYNGTCSNKYVMGYRYAWRESPCPFKMCALYVKGTDIPFGPIFGLGLLNSKRSKFTENRIPIYVKGIK from the exons ATGGGGATGTTCTTTAAGTTAGTCCTCTTCCATCTAGCAGTTAAAGCCGTGTTAACAG TACCAGGGAAACTTTCGTTCGCTTCCTACTTTAATGATGGGATGGTGCTACAGAAGTCTCCACAGTCTGCCCAAGTGTGGGGGTACTGCTCCCAACCCGGGCAGAACGTCACAGTGACCATCAGCGGACAGCAGCCCGTACGGGCGTTCGCTGTAGATTACCCGAATGTACAAGGCGGGGTATGGACCGCGACACTGGCCCCACAGAATGGGCCCGGACCAGTGACTATTGAGGCGACTGACGGACAAAATAAAATTAGTTTGTCTGACGTACTGTTCGGTGATGTTTGGATTTGTTCTGGTCAAAGTAACATGGAGTTTACGCTGGACATG GCACTGAATGCGTCATACGAATTAGCGGATACTACTAAATATCAGAATGTTCGAGTGTTCAGCGCAACAAAGCGGACTTCTTCAAAACCGGAATTAGATTTGCTCCAAATTGACGAGCAGTGGTCTATACCTACCAAGG ACACCTTAGGACACAAGCCGTGGACCTATTTCTCGGCCGTCTGCTGGCTCTACGGAAAATACATATACCAAAAGTTAAACTATCCAGTGGGGCTCGTGGCTTCCTCCTGGGGAGGGACGGCTATTGAGCTCTGGTCATCGCCTGATGCACTCAAACAGTGTAATATCCCACAGAAAAGTAAAAG ACAAAAGAAAGGCCTATCGAATTCTCAGCTGTGGAACGCCATGATGAATCCGTTCACGAAAATGACTGTGAAGGGAGCGATATGGTATCaag GTGAGTCAAACGCCGGAAAGCCGGACACGTACAACTGCACCTTCCCTACAATGATCGACGATTGGAGGGCGAAATTCCATGCGTCGTCAGGTACTACGCCCGACTTCCCGTTCGGATTTGTTCAG CTTGCCCCATTTAGAGATGACCCGTCCATCACTACAGGGTTTCCGGATATCCGGTGGCACCAAACGGCGGATGTTGGTTATGTCCCCAACTACAGAATGAAGAATGTGTTCATGTCCGTGGCGATGGATTTACCCGACTACAAATCGCCCTATGGAAG CATTCACCCTCGAGATAAGCAGGATGTGAGTCGCCGTCTTGCCCTGTCGGGCCTCTCAGTGGCTTACAATATGTCTTTGGGACCCTTCCAAGGTCCACAGATCTCAGCTTTTTACGTGGATATCGGATTCTTCACGGTGGGATTCGGGTTCGATAACGCAGTAGAGATCGAGGTCCGAAACAAGGCTGGGTTTGAG GTTTGTTGCTCAGTGAATAACCAGTCACGATGTGACGGCACAGATTCAGTTTGGATGGAGACCCCCATCGTTAAGGAGAAGCCGCATTTAATCACCGTTTCCTATAACGGCACGTGCTCCAACAAATACGTCATGGGTTATCGCTACGCCTGGAGGGAGTCCCCATGTCCATTTAAGATGTGTGCTTTATATGTTAAAGGGACCGATATTCCTTTTGGACCTATATTTGGTTTGGGACTTCTAAATAGCAAACGTAGTAAATTTACAGAGAATAGAATTCCAATATACGTAAAAGGAATCAAATAA
- the LOC125673644 gene encoding sialate O-acetylesterase-like: protein MGMFFKLVVFHLAVKAVLTVPGKLSFASYFNDGMVLQKSPQSAQVWGYCSQPGQNVTVTISGQQPVRAFAVDYPNVQGGVWTATLAPQNGPGPVTIEATDGQNKISLSDVLFGDVWICSGQSNMEFTLDMALNASYELADTTKYQSVRVFTATKRTSSKPELDLLQIDEQWSKPTKDTLGHKSSTYFSAVCWLYGKYIYQKLNYPVGLVASSWGGTAIELWSSPDALKQCNIPQKSKRQKKGLSNSQLWNAMMNPFTKMTVKGAIWYQGESNAGKPDTYNCTFPTMIDDWRAKFHASSGTTSDFPFGFVQLAPFRDDPSITTGFPDIRWHQTADVGYVPNYRMKNVFMSVAMDLPDYKSPYGSIHPRDKQDVSRRLALSGLSVAYNMSLGPFQGPQISAFYVDIGFFTVGFGFDNAVEIEVRNKAGFEVCCSVNNQSRCDGTDSVWMETPIVKEEPHLITVSYNGTCSNKYVMGYRYAWRESPCPFKMCALYVKGTDIPFGPIFGLGLLNSKRSKFTENRIPIYVKGIK from the exons ATGGGGATGTTCTTTAAGTTAGTCGTCTTCCATCTAGCAGTTAAAGCCGTGTTAACAG TACCAGGGAAACTTTCGTTCGCTTCCTACTTTAATGATGGGATGGTGCTACAGAAGTCTCCACAGTCTGCCCAAGTGTGGGGGTACTGCTCCCAACCCGGGCAGAACGTCACAGTGACCATCAGCGGACAGCAGCCCGTACGGGCGTTCGCTGTAGATTACCCGAATGTACAAGGCGGGGTATGGACCGCGACACTGGCCCCACAGAATGGGCCCGGACCAGTGACTATTGAGGCGACTGACGGACAAAATAAAATTAGTTTGTCTGACGTACTGTTCGGTGATGTTTGGATTTGTTCTGGTCAAAGTAACATGGAATTTACGCTGGACATG GCACTGAATGCGTCATACGAATTAGCGGATACTACTAAATATCAGAGTGTTCGAGTGTTCACCGCAACAAAGAGAACTTCTTCAAAACCGGAATTAGATTTGCTCCAAATTGACGAGCAGTGGTCTAAACCTACCAAGG ACACCTTAGGACACAAGTCGTCGACCTATTTCTCGGCCGTCTGCTGGCTCTACGGAAAATACATATACCAAAAGTTAAACTATCCGGTGGGGCTCGTGGCTTCCTCCTGGGGAGGGACGGCTATTGAGCTCTGGTCTTCGCCTGATGCACTCAAACAGTGTAATATCCCACAGAAAAGTAAAAG ACAAAAGAAAGGCCTATCGAATTCTCAGCTGTGGAACGCCATGATGAATCCGTTCACGAAAATGACTGTGAAGGGAGCGATATGGTATCaag GTGAGTCAAACGCCGGGAAGCCAGATACGTACAACTGCACCTTCCCTACAATGATCGACGATTGGAGGGCGAAATTCCATGCGTCGTCAGGTACTACTTCCGATTTCCCGTTCGGATTTGTTCAG CTTGCCCCATTTAGAGATGACCCATCCATCACTACAGGGTTTCCGGATATCCGGTGGCACCAAACGGCGGATGTTGGTTATGTCCCCAACTACAGAATGAAGAATGTGTTCATGTCCGTGGCGATGGATTTACCCGACTACAAATCGCCCTATGGAAG CATTCACCCTCGAGATAAGCAGGATGTGAGTCGCCGTCTTGCCCTGTCGGGCCTCTCAGTGGCTTACAATATGTCTTTGGGACCCTTCCAAGGTCCACAGATCTCAGCTTTTTACGTGGATATCGGATTCTTCACGGTGGGATTCGGGTTCGATAACGCAGTAGAGATCGAGGTCCGAAACAAGGCTGGGTTTGAG GTTTGTTGCTCAGTGAATAACCAGTCACGATGTGACGGCACAGATTCAGTTTGGATGGAGACCCCCATCGTTAAGGAGGAGCCGCATTTAATCACCGTTTCCTATAACGGCACGTGCTCCAACAAATACGTCATGGGTTATCGCTACGCCTGGAGGGAGTCCCCATGTCCATTTAAGATGTGTGCTTTATATGTTAAAGGGACCGATATTCCTTTTGGACCTATATTTGGTTTGGGACTTCTAAATAGCAAACGTAGTAAATTTACAGAGAATAGAATTCCAATATACGTAAAAGGAATCAAATAA